In Elephas maximus indicus isolate mEleMax1 chromosome 5, mEleMax1 primary haplotype, whole genome shotgun sequence, the sequence CCTCCACAGCCAGTGAGTGCTGTGCCCAGACCACGCGTGTCAGCAGGAAGATGTGTCAGCCTCAAGAATGCTGCCTCTGAAGGAGGAGTATACAGTCTGGGTGGCGGACTGGACCCCAGGGCCATTTTAGGGGTACAACACTGCCACCCCTCCTGCACTGATGGACACTGCCCAGTGGAAGGGCACAAATGGCATGGGAGGGGGCATGTCCTCCAAGAGAGCATGGGGCGAGCAAGAGGGGTCTACACTGGGTGGGTCAGAGCCATGAACACACGCATGCTTACTCAGCCTCTAGGTGGTGGAGGGGGAAGCAGCCAACTCTCTTCTCATGCTTCGATTCTCAAAACACAGGGAGAGTGGCTGCTGTGCAGGCCTGAGGCTCACAGCCCTGGTCACTGCGACTGGTTTGAACCTCTCCCACCTCGGTCAGAGGCTTAGTGCAGTGATCCAGTGCTGTGTGCCCAcccacaccagctgctccccacCTTGGGCTGAGGTTCAGTGTGATGACCCAGCACCATGTGCCTGTCCGCACAGGCTCCTTCCCACCTTGAGCCAAGGGCTCACTGTGGTACCCAGCACCATACGCCCATCCACACCGGCTGCTCCCCACCTCGGGCTGAGGTTAAGTGTGGTGACCCAGCACTGTGTGCCCATTCACACTGAATATTCCTCTACTGCCAGGCATCCGTTCATGCTAGCCAGGATCCCCCACCTTGGGCCAAAGCTCACCATGGTGACCCAGCACCGGGCGCCTGTCCAGTGCACACTAGACAGACACCTGACCCCTCTCTGCCTCTGTGCCGCTACAGGAAGCCAGTCTGTGTCCCATGTTTAGGAATGCTGTGAGAATGAGGGGTGGATGCAGCCGGGTGCACCGTGTGCCTAACACATGTCCTGTGTTGGGGCCGTGGTTAATACAGCAACACTGTGAGAGGCAAGGCCGGATGCCAAGCTCCTTTCCTTATTGAATCATTTCCTAAGGATCAATGCCTATAAGAAGAACACAGCTGGAGGAAGGAGAAGTGCAGCTCAGACACCCACACGCACTCCAGCGCTGAGCTCTATCATCTACTCTGTTTTCTTCCCTTGCTTCATGACTTTATTAGCCCGGTTCCCTGATGACCAGTGAGCGTGAGCCCCCTACTCTTCCGATGCTGCACCCCGCTGTCTCCGCCTGCACTCAGAGCGACCTGCTGTGCTGTCTCCTCTCACTCTAGTCTCCAGAGCTTCACTACCAGACGACTAAAATTTATAACACAGCCCGCTCTGAGGGCTTCCACTCCACTTTCTCACGATTTATGTCAGTTCTCAGACACTATCGCCCTTCCTAACAGACTCACTCTCCCCCAGGTTTCCTGGTCCGTGAATAGAGCTCAGGAGGTAGAGACTCAGCCTGTCACTGCACAGGCTCTGACCACCGTGCTGTCCCTCCCAAGTGGGGAGACAGGAGAATGGGGGGAGCACGTCATCCGAGGGGTCTGCCCACCCAACCCCATGCTGTCCCTCCCAGGTGGGGACGGGAAAATGGAGGGAGAATGTCATTCAAAGGGGCTGCCCACTGCCACGCTATTCCAAAACTCACTCCTACTGATCTATCTACCAGTCTTTCTGCTCCAGGCCTGTCCCCGTGGGACCCATGACACTTCCTAGGTGGCAGCTGGGGCCCCACCAATTCTCTACTGTTCTCACTCTCTGAGGTAAAGCAACCCGACATCATGAAGGAACAGGGCACTTCTGCCAGTCTCCCCAAAAGAGCCAACAGCCATGTCCTGTGCACGCAGCTGGAGGCACCACAGTGTTGCAGTGACACAGACTGACAGTGGCACAGTGACACACCTGGTGACACATGCACAGAGACATGGTGACAGACAACAGTGACAGAGTGACAGTGGCACAGTGATACACCTGGtaacacacatgcacagagaCATGGTGACAGACAACAGTGACTGACAGTGGCACAGTGACACACCTggtgacacacatgcacagagACATGGTGACAGACAACAGTGACAGAGTGACAGTGGCACAGTGATACGCCTggtgacacacatgcacagagACATGGTGACAACAGTGACAGAGTGACAGTGGCACAGTGATACACCTggtgacacacatgcacagagACATGGTGACAGACAATAGTGACAAAGAGTAACAGTGACACACCTGGTGACACGCACAGAGACATGGTGGCAGACAAAAGTGACAGCAGCAGTGGCACAGTGATACACCTggtgacacacatgcacagagACATGGTGACAGCAGTGACAGAGTGACAGTGGCACAGTGACACACCTGCTGACACACATGCACAGAGACATGGTGACAGACAACAGGGAGAGTGACACACCTGGTGACACACATGCAGAGACATGGTGACAGTGACAGTGGCACAGTGATACACCTGGtaacacacatgcacagagaCATGGTGACAGACAACAGTGACTGACAGTGGCACAGTGACACACCTggtgacacacatgcacagagACATGGTGACAGACAACAGTGACAGAGTGACAGTGGCACAGTGATACACCTggtgacacacatgcacagagACATGGTGACAGACAATAGTGACAAAGAGTAACAGTGACACACCTggtgacacacatgcacagagACATGGTGACAGACAACAGTGACAGAGTGACAGTGGCACAGTGATACACCTggtgacacacatgcacagagACATGGTGACAGCAGTGACAGAGTGACAGTGGCACAGTGACACACCTGCTGACACACATGCACAGAGACATGGTGACAGACAACAGGGAGAGTGACACACCTGGTGACACACATGCAGAGACATGGTGACAGTGACAGTGGCACAGTGATACACCTGGtaacacacatgcacagagaCATGGTGACAGACAACAGTGACTGACAGTGGCACAGTGACACACCTggtgacacacatgcacagagACATGGTGACAGACAACAGTGACAGAGTGACAGTGGCACAGTGATACACCTGGtaacacacatgcacagagaCATGGTGACAGACAACAGTGACTGACAGTGGCACAGTGACACACCTggtgacacacatgcacagagACATGGTGACAGACAACAGTGACAGAGTGACAGTGGCACAGTGATACACCTGGtaacacacatgcacagagaCATGGTGACAGACAACAGTGAGAGAGTGACAGTGGCACAGTGATACACCTGGTGACACACATGCAGAAACATGGTGACAGACAACAGTGACAGAGTGACAGTGGCACAGTGATACACCTGGtaacacacatgcacagagaCATGGTGACAACAGTGACTGACAGTGGCACAGTGACACACCTggtgacacacatgcacagagACATGGTGACAGACAACAGTGACAGAGTGACAGTGGCACAGTGATACACCTGGTGACACACATGCAGAGACACGGTGAGAGACAACAGTGACAGAGTGACAGTGGCACAGTGATACACCTGGtaacacacatgcacagagaCATGGTGACAGACAACAGTGACTGACAGTGGCACAGTGACACACCTGGTGACAGACAACAGTGACAGAGTGACAGTGGCACAGTGATACACCTGGTGACACACATGCAGAGACACGGTGACAGACAACAGTGACAGAGTGACAGTGGCACAGTGATACACCTGGtaacacacatgcacagagaCATGGTGACAACAGTGACTGACAGTGGCACAGTGACACACCTggtgacacacatgcacagagACATGGTGACAGACAACAGTGACAGAGTGACAGTGGCACAGTGATACACCTGGTGACACACATGCAGAGACATGGTGACAGACAACAGTGACAGTGACTGACGGTGACACACCTGGTGACACACACAGATGTTTACACAGAGTACAGTGACAGTGACATGGTGACACAGGTACACAGTGACAGTGAGAGTAACATGGTGACAACAGTGACATGGTGACACATTGACATAGTGACACATAGAACACAGTGATGCAGTGACAGTGACACGGTGACAGAACAGTGACAGTGTGACATGGTGACAAAAACTGACATGGTGACACAGGCACACAGTAACACAGCAAACACTGACATGGTGACACATGGGGACACAGTGACAGAGTAACATGGTGACACAGAACAGTGACAGAGTGACATAGAGTGCCACACACGCACAGGGCCCAGGCCGCCCTAGGCCTGGCAACTCTGCACCACGCCCCCGTCAGGCTTAGTATGAACCCACTAGCAACATCAAGTCACAGACCATGGTGTGTTTCTCTAGTCATGAGTTCAAATACAATCCTACCTTAGTCTAAAAAAGGCCGAAACATAAGACAAAGAAAGCCTGCCCTGGATGCACCTGGGACAGCCCTCACCTGGTGAGCCAGTGCCCAAGGTCAGGGCGGTGGGCCCCCTGCACGCCTGTCTGGTTCAGGGCCCGAAGCAGCCGGCAGCAGCACAGCACAGCCCAGGGGCTGGCTAGCACCATCCGCTGCTCCATGCTGCCCAGCCGCTCGAAGGCAGAGGCTGCCGCACGTGTCCTGTCCTCCTCCAGCGCGGCACAGCCCTCCGCTCCATCCTGCATAGTCAGCATGGCCCCTTCGGGCCCTGGCTCCTCGCGCAGGCCACACTGAGGGTCCCCATCACTGCCTAGGAAGTGGTTTCTGCAGACCTCTTGGCACAATGCCAGGCACAGGGTGCTGACGAGGAAGTACCAGGTCTGGTGCTCCTCCTCAATGAAGCTGCTCGCGCCCAGGCTCAGGATGTGGCCCATGGTCCCCAGCAGGATGAGGAGGTCCAGCTCTGACCACCGCACGCTGGGAGGAGCAGGGTTCTGTGAAGAGGAAATGCGCTCTGTAAGTGATGTCTGGATGTGGCACACACTGTGCTGCTGGTGCTCACCAAACTCTACTCATCAGAGACCCTGTCCTTCCCACGCCCAGTGCCTCCCAATCCTGCTCTGGGGGAACGTCTCTTATCTGGACACAGTCCTGGGAACTCTCAACCAGAAACGCAAGTCATGGGCAGAGTGGCAAAGCAACTGACAGTGGTGAGGGAGACCACCCCGAGTGATCGGAGAGATCACCCTGGGTCCTCAGAGAGACCACCCCCAAGTTCTTAGAGAGCATGCTCCTCCATGATCTACAGCCCTATAGGTACCTGGTGCCCCCACCTCCCCACATAGAGGTGCCTGTTCCTCTGTGACCCACGGCCCTAGACCCACAGGAACCTGCTTTTCCCTCTAAAAACTCACACACATAATCTGACGACATGACCTGGATTCTGAAATCAGGATGCCCAGGGGGTTCGCACATGTGGTTGCTGCGTTTGGAGAACTCCTGGTCCCCCTGATGCATGTGCTCCGGTGTCTGGTATGCTGGGGTTTGCCTGTGCACCGGGGTCTGCCCGTGAGGGAGCAGTGACAGGACAATGACACAGTCTGCACAGAGCCGCAGCGCTGCCTCTTTAGGAGCCCTTACCTTGCCCACACGCTTTGCGCTGACCACCGTCTTTGTAAGCGCAGACACGATTGCACAGAGCAGCGCGGACATCAGCAGCATCGCACCACCTGCTGCCAGCCAGGGCATGCTGCAGAAGTAGCAGGTGCTCTCAGTCGAGGTGCACACTACCACATGGATGGCCGAGAGGACCAGGATCGTCAGGTAgaagagcagggagaacagcggtGACGACAGCGGCACATCCAGCTCGGCTGCCGGGCTCAGCGCCTTCGGGATGCTGAGCAGGAGCAGGGCAAGGACCTGGACAGGGAGACCACATAAGCATCCATGGACTGGGTCCGGGAGACATCTACTGCAGACCAAGCCAGGTGCCTGATCTTAAGTCAGCTGTCCCAACAGTAAAGCCCAATAAGGTTCCTGAAGCCTGACTTCCAACTAGCTGCCAAGAAGGCATGGCATAACCCAAGTAAGCCCACCTGATGTCTCTGTGAAACAAAGCTCAGCAAGTGAGAAATTCCACTTCCCCGTGTTTAGTAAGGCCAACATTGCACATACTTTAAATAGCAGTGGTTTGGTTCCATTTCCAACCCCCATGAGCCGCACCTCCAGGACCAGTGTGGCCCCAACCGCCATAGAGTAGATGTCATACTGCACCACCTGTCTGCTCAGAGACAGGCTCAGGGTCTGCAGGGCGTCCAGGTACTGCCTGAGGACCTTAGAGCCAAGGTTCAAAAGGACTTCTGAGCTATTCTCCTCCAAGTAGCGTTTGATCCAATTCCCGTGCAACCTTTCTGACATTTTAAACTGTTCAAATCCAGGATCtaacaagaagagaaaaaaagctttatacatatatatatcatttCAAAATATGCAGGTATTTGTGGCATACGGTAAGGCCTTTATTTTTAAGAACTGACAGCTgatgggtggaaaccctggtggcgtagcagttaagtgctacggctgctagccaaagggtcggcagttcgaatccgccaggcactccttggaaactctacagagcagttctactctgtcctatagggtcgctatgagtcagaattgactcgacagcactggggtttttttttggtttgacagCTGATGAAGATGAGCTACTCCTTAGTGAGGAGATGAGCAGCTTCGCCGGCAAGACATAAAAGCTGAGAGTGCTCATCAGCCCGCTCATGCCCTCCTTGCCCAACTGACAGCACTGCCCAATGCCTGGCATCACATTATACAGATGAACAGAAACGTctgcccttgtggagcttacAACCTCATGAAGGAGAGGGCaacaagcaaaataaataagcaaaatctGGAACATGTGCTGTGGAGAACAGCAAAGCAGGGAGGGGCCCCAAGTGCTGGGCTTTTCTGAAGTAGCATCTGAGCAAAGACCCGAgagtttcatttctaatttttcttaagtatttgtaaaatttttctgtttcaacacagtaacagcaacaaaaactcaGAATAACTTTACCTCTCCCCAAGTTCACTATGTTGCCTGACTCAGGAAATAAAAACTGACATCTTCTGCCTATGCAAGTAAGGAACGTGACCCAGCTAGAGCAAGAAGAACGCATCAAACCGGGCCCTGAGCTATAAAAACAACGTcaaagatgtggaaccagggatatcactgctgatgtcagatggatctcggctgaaagtagagaacacctgaaggatgtttacctgtgttttattgactatgcaaaggcatctgactgtgtggatcaaattatggataacattgtggagaacgggaatttcagaacacttaattgtgctcatgaggaacctgtacatagatagatcaagaagcagttgtttggaaagaacaaggggatattgattggtttaaagtcaggaaaggtgtgcatcagggttgcatccttccaccatacctattcgatctgtatgcggagcaaataatctgagaaactggactatatggagaagaacgtggGATCAGCACTGGTGGAAGACTCTAACAATccgggatatgcagatgacacaaccctgcttgctgaaagtgaagaggacttgaagcatttactgatgaaggtcagtgactacagcctttagtatggattacacctcaacaaaaagaaaacaaaaatcctcacaacctgaccaacaagcaacatcatgataaacagagagaagactgaagttgccaaggatttcgttttacttggatccacgatcaatcagtgcccatggaagcagcagtcaagaaatcaaatgacatattgcattaggcaaattagctgcaaaagacctctgtaaagtgttgaaaagcaaagattttactttcaggagtaaggtgtgcctgactcaaggcatatttccaatcacctcatatgcatgcgaacgctggacaatgaagaaggaagaccaaagaagaactgatgcctttgaattatggtgttgacaaagaatattgaatatagcatggactgccagaagaacgaacaaatctgtctcggaagaagtacagccagaatgctccttagaagcaaagatggtaagacttcatctcatgtacactggacgtgttatcaggaaggaccagtccctggagtaggacatcatgcttggttaagtagggggtcagtgaaaaggaagaaaaccctcaacgagagggactgacacagcgggtgcaacaacgggttcaaacacagcaacgactgtgaagatggcacaggactgagcactgTTCCGTTCTGCTGTaaacagggtcgctaggagtcctAACTGACtggctgcacctaacaacaacggcctATACACTGATGACTCCGTAACATTCCTCGGACTTGGACAGACGTAGCTCCGGCAgcgtgcttgtctgttttcctcgTTTGTCTCTTGGAACAGATGCCAAATAAAATCTTTTGTACCGCTTTAGTGTACCTTTGGGATGATTTTACCCTAGGACGTGCCTGAGTACACACATGCCTGACCACCTCACACCTCCTTCCTGGTCCAGCAGGTGGCGCTCACAGCTGGATATCTGAACGAGGTTCACAAAACTAATTAACGAAATCTCTGGACACGGCTCACTCACTTGAAAACACGCAGACCCTAGGCTAGACCTGGATATGGTGACCTAACCCAGACTAAGAGAATGAGTGCTTTCCAGCCAAGACCCCCAGGAGGCCACATCTTGGTCACTTAACACTGGTGTGAGATGCAGCTGGCTATGGCAGGTGAGGAGGGGTCTCAAGACAGACTTCAAAGAAGGTAAAGAGCCCCAGGGGAAGAAGTGGTTCTTCTACAACCCACGCAATTAAGAAAGACTCTGTGTGAGGAAAAGAAGTCCTTTCTGCTCCTCTGCTAAATGAAGGGAAACTCCCtgaatgaagaagagaaaagtaATTCCCCCCAGATCCTCCCTCAAAGGGGAGGGGAaagaaaggggaaggaagaggatgAAAATGGCAGGAAGAGGATGGGACGGAAGAAGAGGTGAggagcagggaggaaggaaggagggtagaagaagaagggaggagaggggaaggagaAACGTATGCAAGGACTCTAATCAGATAACTGCATGGCTGTTGCTAACCGCTGACAAGGTTCTCAGAAGACAGGAGCAGGACCTGCGTGAGCACAAGGCACTCCTGTTACTAAACTCTCATCATGGAAACTCCACACTGTTCAGTGGAAATACAAAGCTCTTACAAGAGCCAGAGGCTGCTCATCGACTTACCTTTTTCATACAGTGGCACATTCCCTTGCAACAATTTGCTAAGCTGCACtgtatttaaatgtaaaaatcttAATTGTTCTCGCACTGGTTTTCCTTCCACAACTGGGAATAAAAGACGCCCCACGTTGTTTCTTGGAATTGGCAAGCCCAGGCCTATTGCCAGTGTTGCAGCCAGATCAGTCTGTTGGACACGCTTTGGATGTCTCCTATCACCTACAAAAAAGAATACAGTGTTGCAGGTGACGGCTTCTAGAGAGTGTATGACTGGTCATTCTTGACTTTGAGCTTCTATAACAGATGTGAGTCAAATAGCGCGTTATCTCCAAACCATTCGGTGTAGATTCATCCAGAAAAGAGGAGTCACGATGTTTTTATCTCAATTCATGTACAGAACACCCATTCTACATCAAGCACAGCGCCGTCCCTGAAGGAGCTTGTTTCTATGCACTGAAAGAGAGACTAAAGCAAGATACTCAGTGGGGCCAGCAAGTGCAAGGGAGGGTCATTCcagtggaggcagggagggagcgtGGCCCCTTCTGGACACAATGCACTCCAGGTGCTGCTCtttccacacacacaaacagccaAATGCGCTCCACTCTCAGGGGCTCCTGGACAGAACAGGACGAGGCTGGGTATGTGGCCTCAACAAAAAACTCAGCATAGGGGTTTTCTCCTCGGTGCAGACAACAATCAGCCCAGGCCAAGGGCTCTGGCACAGGTACGACTCAGGTAATACACAATTCCGACTGAGGTACAATATAAGCATGACTCAGGTATGACAGGTACAACTCAAGCACAACATAGGTATGACACAGGTACGACTCAGGTATGACACAGGTACAACTCAGGTATGATTCAGGGACGACACAGATATGACTCAGGTATAACACAGGTACGACAGTTATGATACAGGTACGACTCAGGTACAACACAGGTATAACAGGTACGACTCAGGTACAACAAAGGTATGACACAGGTACAACTCAGGTATGACTCAGGCACAATACAGGAATGACACAGATATGACTCAGGTATTACAACTACAACTCAGGTACAACACAGGCATGACACAGGGATGACACAGGTACGACTCAGGCATGACACAGGTATGACTATGACTCAAGTATGATACAGGTACAACTCAGGTACGACACAGGTATGACACGGGGGTATGCGCAGCTACAACCATCTTCGCAGGGCAGGCTGGCTGGCCCACCCTCCAGCACTTGAACAGGAGCTTCTGCAGTTTTACTTTGTGGTAGCTTTTGGTTGTATAGAAGTTCCCTTTTTTTATTTGGTGGCATTTATTAACCTTTCCTAGTCAGCCCTCCAGCGGTGGCTCTCGGCCCTCTGTTATGCTTAAACAGCCTTTTTCACCCCAACAttgctgtttgtgtttttttctcaTACTTCTAAAACTGTATTTTCTTACACTAAGCTTTTTgatcacagaaaacaaaaacaaaaaacccaccttAAACTACTCTTggtagtcatatggtctactgtgggACAGAGCAATTGAGCAACTATACGATCCTCTAGTTCTGTCATTTCTGAGGGTGCTAACAACCAGGGTTCTAAGCTTGGGAAAAAGGAAGTACAATGCGAGCTCCACGAAATTAATTTTGTACTAGTGAGTATCAAGTGGAAGTGTAACTCCTTGCTTTCTCCAGAAACAATGGCTAGCCCAGGACCAGCGGGCGCTCCGCCCAGGACCAGCAGGTGCTCCGCCCAAGACCAGCGGGCGCTCCGCCCAGGACCAGCGGGCGCTCCAGCTCCAACACTGTCATCCTGAAATTCCACTTCCCACTGAAAGGAATGACATCTTGGCGATGGGGCTGCTTCTGGGCCGAGGGGAGTGTGCATATGACTGTCTATCAGAGGCTGTCCAGATCTTGTCCAGAGGACTCAGGAGCAACTCTGAAGAGGTCCCCACTGGCAAAGACGGGGCAACTTGAATGTCAAAAAGAGTTATACGTACAGTGAACTGAAACACACCGAATACATTTAAATGCATCAGTTCATAATGATACTTAAAAAGGAAATCAGCCTAAGTGGTCCCATCTGAAGGACGCTAGTGAACTAACCCACTGAGACTGGTAAGTGTGGGGAGACCAAACCATCATTCTTCCTGTCTCTTTTACACCCAAAAAGTACACAAGGGGATGTTCTCTTTGTAGCAGTATTCCGGCTAATTAATGAGAAAAGAACGTACAACTTCCTGCCACGACTTGTGCCCTCTGGTGCATTAACAGGCCATGCTGATCACCACCAGCTATTAGCATGAGTGAAGCAGACAGCCAAATGTCACGTGTTCCCTGACAGAAGGAGCCTTgctaaa encodes:
- the LOC126077420 gene encoding multiple epidermal growth factor-like domains protein 11 isoform X39 gives rise to the protein MCVTRCITVPLSLCHCCLSPCLCACVSPGVSLCHCQSLLSPCLCACVLPGVSLCHCHSVTVVCHHVSVHVCHQVCHCATVSHCCLSPCLCACVLPGVSLCHCHSVTVVCHHVSVHVCHQVCHCATVSHCCLSPCLCACVLPGVSLCHCHCHHVSACVSPGVSLSLLSVTMSLCMCVSRCVTVPLSLCHCCHHVSVHVCHQVYHCATVTLSLLSVTMSLCMCVTRCVTVTLCHYCLSPCLCACVSPGVSLCHCHSVTVVCHHVSVHVCHQVCHCATVSHCCLSPCLCACVLPGVSLCHCHCHHVSACVSPGVSLSLLSVTMSLCMCVSRCVTVPLSLCHCCHHVSVHVCHQVYHCATAAVTFVCHHVSVRVTRCVTVTLCHYCLSPCLCACVSPGVSLCHCHSVTVVCHHVSVHVSPGVSLCHCQSVSLQHCGASSCVHRTWLLALLGRLAEVPCSFMMSGCFTSESENSRELVGPQLPPRKCHGSHGDRPGAERLVDRSVGVSFGIAWQWAAPLNDILPPFSRPHLGGTAWGWVGRPLG
- the LOC126077420 gene encoding keratin-associated protein 10-6-like isoform X34, with amino-acid sequence MLLCHCVPMCHHVSVCCVTVCLCHHVSFCHHVTLSLFCHRVTVTASLCSMCHYVNVSPCHCCHHVTLTVTVYLCHHVTVTVLCVNICVCHQVCHRQSLSLLSVTMSLHVCHQVYHCATVTLSLLSVTMSLCMCVTRCVTVPLSVTVVTMSLCMCVTRCITVPLSLCHCCLSPCLCMCVTRCITVPLSLCHCCLSPCLCACVSPGVSLLLFVTIVCHHVSVHVCHQVYHCATVTLSLLSVTMSLCMCVTRCVTVPLSVTVVCHHVSVHVCYQVYHCATVTVTMSLHVCHQVCHSPCCLSPCLCACVSAGVSLCHCHSVTAVTMSLCMCVTRCITVPLLLSLLSATMSLCVSPGVSLLLFVTIVCHHVSVHVCHQVYHCATVTLSLLSPCLCACVSPGVSLCHCHSVTVVCHHVSVHVCHQVCHCATVSHCCLSPCLCACVLPGVSLCHCHSVTVVCHHVSVHVSPGVSLCHCQSVSLQHCGASSCVHRTWLLALLGRLAEVPCSFMMSGCFTSESENSRELVGPQLPPRKCHGSHGDRPGAERLVDRSVGVSFGIAWQWAAPLNDILPPFSRPHLGGTAWGWVGRPLG
- the LOC126077420 gene encoding keratin-associated protein 10-11-like isoform X37, which gives rise to MSLLSPCYSHCHCVPVSPCHCHCTLCKHLCVSPGVSPSVTVTVVCHHVSACVSPGVSLCHCHSVTVVCHHVSVHVCHQVCHCATVSHCCLSPCLCACVLPGVSLCHCHSVTVVSHRVSACVSPGVSLCHCHSVTVVCHHVSVHVCHQVCHCATVSHCCHHVSVHVCYQVYHCATVTLSLLSVTMFLHVCHQVYHCATVTLSLLSVTMSLCMCVTRCVTVPLSVTVVCHHVSVHVCYQVYHCATVTLSLLSVTMSLCMCVTRCVTVPLSVTVVCHHVSVHVCYQVYHCATVTVTMSLHVCHQVCHSPCCLSPCLCACVSAGVSLCHCHSVTAVTMSLCMCVTRCITVPLSLCHCCLSPCLCACVSPGVSLLLFVTIVCHHVSVHVCHQVYHCATVTLSLLSVTMSLCMCVTRCVTVPLSVTVVCHHVSVHVCYQVYHCATVTVTMSLHVCHQVCHSPCCLSPCLCACVSAGVSLCHCHSVTAVTMSLCMCVTRCITVPLSLCHCCLSPCLCACVTRCVTVPLSVCVTATLWCLQLRAQDMAVGSFGETGRSALFLHDVGLLYLRE
- the LOC126077420 gene encoding keratin-associated protein 10-4-like isoform X16, with the protein product MLLCHCVPMCHHVSVCCVTVCLCHHVSFCHHVTLSLFCHRVTVTASLCSMCHYVNVSPCHCCHHVTLTVTVYLCHHVTVTVLCVNICVCHQVCHRQSLSLLSVTMSLHVCHQVYHCATVTLSLLSVTMSLCMCVTRCVTVPLSVTVVCHHVSVHVCYQVYHCATVTLSLLSLTVSLHVCHQVYHCATVTLSLLSVTMSLCMCVTRCVTVPLSVTVVTMSLCMCVTRCITVPLSLCHCCLSPCFCMCVTRCITVPLSLCHCCLSPCLCACVSPGVSLCHCQSLLSVTMSLCMCVTRCITVPLSLCHCCLSPCLCACVSPGVSLCHCQSLLSVTMSLCMCVTRCITVPLSLSPCLCMCVTRCVTLPVVCHHVSVHVCQQVCHCATVTLSLLSPCLCACVSPGVSLCHCHSVTVVCHHVSVHVCHQVCHCYSLSLLSVTMSLCMCVTRCITVPLSLCHCCLSPCLCACVSPGVSLCHCQSLLSVTMSLCMCVTRCITVPLSLSPCLCMCVTRCVTLPVVCHHVSVHVCQQVCHCATVTLSLLSPCLCACVSPGVSLCHCCCHFCLPPCLCACHQVCHCYSLSLLSVTMSLCMCVTRCITVPLSLCHCCLSPCLCACVTRCVTVPLSVCVTATLWCLQLRAQDMAVGSFGETGRSALFLHDVGLLYLRE
- the LOC126077420 gene encoding keratin-associated protein 10-6-like isoform X41; this translates as MLLCHCVPMCHHVSVCCVTVCLCHHVSFCHHVTLSLFCHRVTVTASLCSMCHYVNVSPCHCCHHVTLTVTVYLCHHVTVTVLCVNICVCHQVCHRQSLSLLSVTMSLHVCHQVYHCATVTLSLLSVTMSLCMCVTRCVTVPLSVTVVTMSLCMCVTRCITVPLSLCHCCLSPCLCACVSPGVSLCHCQSLLSPCLCACVLPGVSLCHCHSVTVVCHHVSACVSPGVSLCHCHSVTVVCHHVSVHVCHQVCHCATVSHCCLSPCLCACVLPGVSLCHCHSVTVVCHHVSVHVCHQVCHCATVSHCCLSPCLCACVLPGVSLCHCHCHHVSACVSPGVSLSLLSVTMSLCMCVSRCVTVPLSLCHCCHHVSVHVCHQVCHCYSLSLLSVTMSLCMCVTRCITVPLSLCHCCHHVSVHVCHQAYHCATVTLSLLSVTMSLCMCVTRCVTVPLSVTVVCHHVSVHVCYQVYHCATVTLSLLSVTMSLCMCHQVCHCATVSLCHCNTVVPPAACTGHGCWLFWGDWQKCPVPS
- the LOC126077420 gene encoding keratin-associated protein 10-4-like isoform X23 produces the protein MLLCHCVPMCHHVSVCCVTVCLCHHVSFCHHVTLSLFCHRVTVTASLCSMCHYVNVSPCHCCHHVTLTVTVYLCHHVTVTVLCVNICVCHQVCHRQSLSLLSVTMSLHVCHQVYHCATVTLSLLSVTMSLCMCVTRCVTVPLSVTVVCHHVSVHVCYQVYHCATVTLSLLSLTVSLHVCHQVYHCATVTLSLLSVTMSLCMCVTRCVTVPLSVTVVTMSLCMCVTRCITVPLSLCHCCLSPCFCMCVTRCITVPLSLCHCCLSPCLCACVSPGVSLCHCQSLLSVTMSLCMCVTRCITVPLSLCHCCLSPCLCACVSPGVSLCHCQSLLSVTMSLCMCVTRCITVPLSLSPCLCMCVTRCVTLPVVCHHVSVHVCQQVCHCATVTLSLLSPCLCACVSPGVSLCHCHSVTVVCHHVSVHVCHQVCHCYSLSLLSVTMSLCMCVTRCITVPLSLCHCCLSPCLCACVSPGVSLCHCQSLLSVTMSLCMCVTRCITVPLSLSPCLCMCVTRCVTLPVVCHHVSVHVCQQVCHCATVTLSLLSPCLCACVSPGVSLLLFVTIVCHHVSVHVCHQVYHCATVTLSLLSVTMSLCMCHQVCHCATVSLCHCNTVVPPAACTGHGCWLFWGDWQKCPVPS